One genomic window of Mauremys mutica isolate MM-2020 ecotype Southern chromosome 5, ASM2049712v1, whole genome shotgun sequence includes the following:
- the SLC10A4 gene encoding sodium/bile acid cotransporter 4, translating to MDSSWVENGTLAPFASLSPEPENSSSGSGSPSPSGRVPQAGTGPGGSPPFWDTPLNQGLSVFVGLALCTTMLGLGCTVELSQLGGQLRRPVGVLLALLCQFVLMPLLAFLLALLFALDEVAAVAVLLCGCCPGGNLSNIMSLLVNGDMNLSIIMTASSTLLALLLMPLCLWIYSRAWINTPLVQLLPLGAVSLTLCSTLLPIGVGVFIRYKYTRVADLLLKVSLWSLLVTLVLLFILTGTMLGPELLASIPASVYLVALLMPLAGYASGYGLATLFHLPPHCKRTVSLETGCQNVQLCTAILKLTFPPHLIGSMYMFPLLYALFQAAEAGIFVLVYKMYGRDAYKQDPLNEDEDTDISYKKLKEEEMADTSYGTVTREEHNSILMEPAQTAL from the exons ATGGACAGCTCCTGGGTGGAGAACGGGACTCTTGCCCCCTTCGCTTCGCTCTCCCCGGAGCCGGAgaacagcagcagcggcagcggcagccccagcccctccggcCGGGTGCCGCAGGCGGGCACGGGGCCGGGGGGCAGCCCCCCGTTCTGGGATACGCCTCTGAACCAGGGTTTGAGCGTGTTCGTGGGGCTGGCGCTGTGCACCACCAtgctgggcttgggctgcacCGTGGAGCTGAGCCAGCTCGGGGGGCAGCTGCGGCGGCCGGTGGGGGTGCTGCTGGCGCTGCTCTGCCAGTTCGTGCTCATGCCCCTGCTGGCCTTCCTGCTGGCGCTGCTCTTCGCCCTGGACGAGGTGGCCGCGGTGGCCGTGCTGCTGTGCGGCTGCTGCCCCGGGGGGAACCTCTCCAATATCATGTCCCTGCTGGTCAACGGAGACATGAACCTCAG taTTATCATGACCGCCTCATCCACcctgctggccctgctgctgaTGCCCCTGTGCCTGTGGATATACAGCCGCGCCTGGATCAACACGCCTCTGGTGCAGCTGTTGCCCCTGGGGGCCGTGAGTCTGACCCTATGCAGCACTTTGCTCCCCATCGGGGTAGGAGTTTTCATCCGCTACAAATACACACGGGTCGCCGACCTCTTGCTCAAG GTTTCCTTGTGGTCCCTTTTAGTGACTTTGGTGCTTCTTTTCATTCTGACTGGCACTATGTTGGGACCTGAGCTGCTGGCAAGTATCCCTGCATCTGTCTACTTAGTAGCACTCTTGATGCCCTTAGCGGGCTATGCCTCAGGATATGGCTTAGCTACTCTATTTCACCTGCCACCTCATTGCAAGAGGACAGTGTCTTTGGAAACAGGATGTCAAAATGTCCAGCTCTGCACGGCTATACTAAAACTAACTTTTCCACCACATCTCATAGGAAGTATGTATATGTTTCCCTTGCTTTATGCACTTTTCCAGGCTGCAGAAGCAGGGATTTTTGTGTTAGTGTACAAGATGTACGGAAGAGATGCCTATAAACAAGATCCCCTAAATGAAGATGAAGACACAGATATTTCTTACAAGAAACTGAAAGAGGAGGAAATGGCAGACACCTCATACGGCACAGTGACTAGAGAGGAACACAATTCTATTCTGATGGAGCCTGCACAGACTGCACTGTAG